One genomic segment of Hordeum vulgare subsp. vulgare chromosome 2H, MorexV3_pseudomolecules_assembly, whole genome shotgun sequence includes these proteins:
- the LOC123429859 gene encoding uncharacterized protein LOC123429859, with the protein MRSPSPSLLLQCLTSLLSHDKAAAHCIDIVPGRDQSCLPSPAVEMVPSQDVHLYKYACNNIEMHDMNIFKGKFSVVDIVGLSRSNLAATKGKGKSNSPTSYIIVLTSTWKGEDLDLSFALGPLKCYQSSLELVNVLKNEICDGLLTFRSKHVLELYIYLMRLSCRYGLPGIFSCLKVSAFSAGSH; encoded by the exons ATGCGGTCGCCATCGCCGTCACTGCTCTTGCAGTGCCTGACCAGCTTACTGTCTCATGACAAGGCCGCAGCGCACTGCATCGACATCGTGCCCGGGAGGGATCAGTCCTGCCTACCGTCACCGGCCGTCGAGATGGTCCCATCACAG GATGTTCATCTATACAAGTATGCGTGCAACAATATTGAGATGCACGACATGAATATATTCAAG GGGAAGTTCAGTGTTGTTGATATTGTGGGACTATCTAGATCAAATCTTGCAGCTACAAAAGGCAAAGGCAAGAGTAATAGCCCCACCAGTTATATCATTGTATTAACGAGTACTTGGAAAGGCGAGGATCTGGATTTATCTTTTGCACTAGGGCCCTTAAAATGCTATCAGAGTTCACTTGAGCTAGTAAATGTTCTCAAGAATGAGATCTGTGATGGGCTGTTGACATTCAGAAGCAAACATGTTTTAGAG TTATATATTTATCTGATGCGACTGAGCTGCAGATATGGGCTTCCTGGGATATTTTCTTGCCTGAAG GTGAGTGCTTTTTCGGCCGGATCTCATTGA